In Oryzias melastigma strain HK-1 linkage group LG18, ASM292280v2, whole genome shotgun sequence, one DNA window encodes the following:
- the LOC112143481 gene encoding V-set domain-containing T-cell activation inhibitor 1, with protein MWFLGLVLFLVLLGSSGPLGLKIIAEPGDDVTLRCEDTNINQDPVFEWTRTDLQEDEYVFLYRDKRPDVEDQHESFKNRVFLKDPQMKDRDLSVVLKNVTIEDSGTYECRVLQTGSRRKRSDDQPPPIFRVQTSCSGLRSSPPAELQEVSVDLSWTA; from the exons ATGTGGTTCCTGGGTTTGGTTCTGTTCTTGGTTCTGCTGGGTTCATCTGGTCCATTAG GTCTGAAGATCATTGCTGAACCTGGAGATGACGTCACTCTGAGATGTGAAGATACAAACATTAACCAGGATCCAGTTTTTGAGTGGACCAGAACTGACCTGCAGGAGGATGAATACGTGTTTTTATACAGGGATAAACGTCCTGATGTTGAAGATCAGCATGAGTCTTTCAAGAACCGAGTGTTTCTGAAGGACCCTCAGATGAAGGATCGAgatctgtctgtggttctgaagaACGTGACCATTGAAGACTCTGGAACATATGAATGCAGAGTCCTCCAAACGGGAAGCAGACGCAAGAGATCAGATGATCAACCTCCACCCATCTTCAGGGTTCAAACTTCCTGTTCTGGTCTAAGAAGTTCTCCTCCAGCAGAACTGCAGGAAGTCTCTGTTGATCTGTCCTGGACCGCATGA
- the LOC112143480 gene encoding protein turtle-like, translating to MEGTSVQMLLALSSLLCCTTNQIGVTVSPSRSQFFKGESVILNCEDDSSAGRTLRRNTSRGTRTQCGSVWGSGDGLSCEISYMYPWDSGVYWCESRGGGASSMVVNISVSGGSVILQSPVLPVMEGHDLTLSCQSKTPPSNPSAAFYKDGSLIRTEPTGHMTLQHVSRSDEGLYKCHIRDHGGSPSSWISVSERPTEAPPPASTPLPLVLRVCLHLVVISPFIISTLLLVSLCPQRASGSDPSVSMVMTQHSHAEQGLAEDYDDIITSGTTEHQF from the exons ATGGAGGGAACATCTGTCCAGATGCTGCTGG ctctgagctcCCTGCTGTGCTGCACAACAAACCAAA ttggtgtgactgtgagtcCCAGCAGATCTCAGTTCTTTAAAGGAGAATCAGTGATTCTGAACTGTGAGGACGACAGCTCTGCAGGAAGGACTCTGAGAAGAAACACCAGCAGAGGAACCAGGACTCAGTGTGGATCTGTGTGGGGATCAGGAGATGGTTTGTCCTGTGAGATCAGCTACATGTACCCATGGGACAGTGGTGTGTACTGGTGTGAgtccagagggggaggagccagcagCATGGTGGTTAACATCAGTGTCTCTG GTGGATCAGTGATCCTGCAGAGTCCTGTCCTCCCTGTGATGGAGGGTCATGACCTCACTctgagctgtcaatcaaagaccCCTCCCTCCAACCCCTCAGCTGCTTTCTATAAAGATGGCTCCCTCATCAGGACTGAGCctacaggtcacatgaccctccAGCATGTTTCCAGGTCTGATGAAGGTCTCTACAAGTGTCACATCAGGGATCATGGAGGGTCTCCATCCAGCTGGATCTCTGTCTCAG AGAGACCcacagaagccccgccccctgcctCAACTCCTCTTCCTCTTGTGTTGAGAGTGTGTCTCCACCTGGTGGTGATCAGTCCGTTCATCATCTCCACTCTCCTTCTGGTGTCTTTATGTCCACAAAGAGCCTCAG gaaGTGACCCGTCTGTCTCCATGGTGATGACCCAGCACTCACATGCTGAGCAGGGATTGGCTGAGGactatgatgacatcatcacatctGGAACCACAGAGCATCAATTCTGA